A region from the Desulfitobacterium dehalogenans ATCC 51507 genome encodes:
- a CDS encoding IS3 family transposase: MDLHSTATKGFQYTSTAYFNLTKEYEITPSMSRRGNCLDNACVETFFGTLKAECIYRNKPNTHYEARAMIDEYIQFYNYDRIQLKTRLTPHEKRCQSA; this comes from the coding sequence GTGGACTTGCACTCCACAGCGACCAAGGGGTTTCAATACACTTCCACTGCGTACTTCAACCTAACTAAAGAGTATGAGATTACCCCTTCAATGTCAAGAAGAGGAAATTGTCTCGATAATGCTTGTGTAGAAACTTTCTTCGGCACTTTAAAAGCAGAATGCATTTATAGAAATAAACCTAATACACATTACGAAGCTCGTGCCATGATCGATGAATATATCCAATTCTATAATTATGATCGGATTCAACTCAAAACAAGACTGACACCGCATGAAAAACGATGTCAGTCCGCATAA
- a CDS encoding YmaF family protein: MTQQTSPATHNHGSSTHTSCDHGHSHQCLDITGPAIPTGESHVHHSESYVLYEYGHTHYYKAVSSTAIPMECGGHVHYWDFYTTVDNGHRHHIKGFDMPAPGI; this comes from the coding sequence ATGACTCAACAAACTAGCCCGGCTACTCATAATCACGGTAGCTCCACACATACATCTTGTGATCACGGCCATTCTCATCAATGTTTAGATATAACCGGGCCGGCCATTCCGACAGGTGAAAGTCACGTTCATCATTCTGAAAGTTATGTGCTATATGAGTACGGACATACTCATTATTACAAAGCTGTGTCAAGCACAGCCATTCCCATGGAATGCGGCGGGCATGTTCATTATTGGGATTTCTATACGACAGTGGATAACGGGCACAGACACCACATAAAAGGTTTTGATATGCCTGCACCTGGAATATGA
- a CDS encoding aspartyl-phosphate phosphatase Spo0E family protein: MTNFDEILKQIERLREDMHRLAEEKELTDPSVVAASQMLDAALNAYYKFIKDKVKNE; encoded by the coding sequence ATGACTAATTTTGATGAGATATTAAAGCAGATCGAACGATTGCGGGAGGATATGCATAGGCTGGCAGAGGAAAAAGAACTGACAGATCCTAGCGTAGTGGCGGCAAGTCAAATGCTCGATGCTGCGCTTAATGCGTATTATAAGTTCATTAAGGATAAGGTTAAGAATGAATGA